In Pseudoliparis swirei isolate HS2019 ecotype Mariana Trench chromosome 11, NWPU_hadal_v1, whole genome shotgun sequence, a genomic segment contains:
- the zgc:163014 gene encoding uncharacterized protein zgc:163014 isoform X2, translating into MNNPVRPLSTFVATFSLFFPPALQMTPNSSHLGDSVCDADVQANRLDAGDCSTGVKPPVWPTDKTPRRTVISKRGRLTWSSEDVDGDQASTPKKMRLSRTNSREEMTVRMQTENRVSVSPSKRWSHTMCLSDPDTAILIGGETTDQNYCEDSLWKLKLDNDFWFPMNSSVSGPGPPCARGHSATFDPDSKSVFVYGGLREGQRYSELYVLDTLSWKWKLITAKGNVPHLAYHSAAFYKKELFVFGGVRPGHSSVDTSCSNALYIFNPEFELWYQPIVEGDKPLPRFGHSATLMSQRLIIFGGRKTATYLNDVHVLDLGFMEYTAVKCGNMPPLPRGFHAALPVSDNRILVSGGCSAIGALQDVHIFNTDTHLWSPVVCPVLCSQPRAGHSLVNLGCSILMDAETHERGENVLCTLLVFGGSDCSGTFYNDMVKCTVEILGGKR; encoded by the exons ATGAATAATCCCGTTCGGCCGTTATCTACGTTCGTCGcgacattttctctttttttcccccccgcctTGCAGATGACCCCCAACTCCTCCCACTTGGGCGATAGTGTCTGCGATGCTGACGTTCAAGCGAATAGACTTGACGCCGGCGACTGTTCGACTGGAGTGAAGCCGCCGGTCTGGCCTACG GATAAGACGCCCAGACGGACTGTAATTAGCAAGAGAGGCCGCCTGACCTGGAGCTCTGAGGACGTGGACGGTGACCAGGCTTCCACCCCCAAGAAAATGAGGCTGTCCAGAACGAACAGCCGAGAGGAAATGACTGTGCGGATGCAGACTGAGAACAGAG TTTCAGTGTCTCCATCAAAGCGCTGGAGCCATACGATGTGTCTGAGTGACCCCGACACCGCCATCCTCATCGGAGGGGAGACTACAGATCAGAATTACTGCGAGGACTCCCTGTGGAAGCTCAAGTTGG ACAACGACTTCTGGTTCCCCATGAACTCCTCCGTCTCTGGCCCTGGGCCGCCGTGCGCCCGAGGACACTCCGCGACCTTCGACCCCGACTCtaagtctgtgtttgtgtacggTGGCCTGAGGGAGGGCCAGCGCTACAGCGAGCTGTACGTCCTCGACACCCTGAGCTGGAAGTGGAAGCTCATCACG GCGAAGGGGAATGTTCCACATTTGGCATATCATTCTGCAGCCTTTTACAAGAAAGAGCTTTTTGTCTTCGGTGGAGTTCGGCCGGGCCACTCCTCGGTGGATACGTCCTGCAGCAATGCTCTGTACATCTTTAACCCCGAGTTTGAACTCTGGTACCAGCCGATTGTGGAGGGGGACAAACCTCTGCCTCGCTTTGG CCACTCGGCCACACTGATGTCACAGAGGTTGATCATATTTGGTGGACGTAAGACGGCTACTTACCTGAACGATGTCCATGTTCTGGATCTGG GATTCATGGAGTACACAGCTGTGAAGTGTGGGAACATGCCCCCCCTGCCTCGAGG GTTTCATGCAGCTCTACCAGTTTCAGACAACAGGATTCTAGTCAGCGGCGGTTGCAGTGCTATTGGAGCTCTGCAAGATGTACACATTTTCAACACTG acacacacctgtggaGCCCAGTGGTGTGTCCTGTGCTCTGCTCACAGCCTCGTGCAGGACACAGCCTGGTGAACCTGGGCTGCTCCATCCTGATGGATGCAGAGACGCATGAACGGGGTGAAAATGTCCTCTGCACGCTGCTGGTGTTCGGTGGATCGGACTGCTCCGGTACCTTCTACAACGACATGGTCAAATGCACAGTAGAGATTCTTGGGGGCAAGCGATGA
- the entpd5a gene encoding ectonucleoside triphosphate diphosphohydrolase 5, translated as MATPSLLLTLSVWLLSASLMAEATYYRPHRYVPRFYRYRYRDHSAHSANLLPEVADPQPEVAPQPGLQTYPEMPEVLHREPEELHPIQEAFHPVPRVVHAAPEPYRPPEAFQPMREASSPVNTSRVFYGVMFDAGSTGSRIHIYKFIQKDPVELPVLDNELYHAVKPGLSAYKDNPEEGANTIRQLLKIAKKTVPEEHWEKTPVVLKATAGLRLLPEDKASALLKEVREVFDESPFFVPNNSVSIMNGAKEGVLAWVTVNFLTGHLYSNTRKTVGILDLGGGSTQITFLPKSKKTVQSAPPTYIAQLNLFDHQYQLYTHSYLGNGLYAARLATLGALGADGLDWKVFTSSCLPKKFREDVTFGGTTYKVSGIPDGYAGYKLCYREVTKVIKGIVHQPYEVKGSSVFYAFSYYFDRAVESGLIDGSRGGALEVKDFKKRAKEVCNKMTKYRAISPFLCMDMTYITCLLKDGFGFKDTTVLQLAKKVNNVETSWALGATFDYFRNLNIH; from the exons ATGGCCACTCCGAGCCTGCTCCTCACTCTGTCCGTGTGGCTTCTGTCTGCGAGCCTCATGGCGGAGGCGACCTACTACCGGCCCCACCGCTACGTCCCCCGCTTCTACCGGTACCGGTACCGGGACCACTCGGCCCACTCGGCCAACCTCCTCCCGGAGGTCGCCGACCCGCAGCCGGAGGTCGCGCCGCAGCCCGGCTTGCAGACTTACCCCGAGATGCCCGAGGTGTTGCACCGGGAACCTGAAGAACTCCACCCGATACAGGAGGCTTTCCACCCGGTGCCCAGAGTCGTGCATGCCGCCCCGGAGCCTTACCGGCCACCTGAGGCGTTCCAGCCGATGCGCGAAGCCTCCTCCCCTGTCAACACCAGCCGGGTGTTCTATGGCGTCATGTTTGACGCCGGCAGCACCGGCAGCAGGATCCACATCTATAAGTTCATCCAGAAAGACCCTG TTGAACTGCCCGTCCTGGACAATGAATTATACCACGCCGTGAAGCCCGGACTTTCTGCTTACAAGGACAACCCCGAGGAG GGTGCCAACACCATCCGCCAGTTGCTGAAGATTGCCAAGAAGACGGTGCCAGAGGAGCACTGGGAGAAGACCCCAGTGGTCCTGAAGGCCACCGCGGGTCTGCGTCTGTTGCCTGAAGACAAGGCCAGCGCTCTCCTGAAGGAG GTGCGAGAGGTGTTTGACGAGTCCCCTTTCTTTGTGCCAAACAACAGTGTTTCCATCATGAATGGAGCAAAAGAAG GAGTCCTTGCCTGGGTCACCGTGAACTTCCTTACAG gtCACTTGTACTCCAACACCAGGAAGACAGTGGGCATCCTGGATCTGGGTGGAGGATCTACACAGATCACTTTCCTTCCCAAATCAAAg AAAACGGTTCAGTCTGCTCCCCCCACTTACATCGCTCAACTCAACCTCTTTGACCACCAGTATCAactctacacacacag CTACCTTGGAAATGGACTGTATGCGGCTCGACTGGCAACTCTCGGAGCGCTAGGAGCTGACG GGCTGGATTGGAAAGTCTTCACAAGTTCCTGCCTCCCGAAAAAGTTCAGAGAAGATGTGACTTTTGGAGGAACCACCTACAAAGTTAGCGGGATTCCAGACG GCTACGCAGGTTACAAGCTGTGCTACCGCGAGGTCACCAAGGTAATCAAAGGAATAGTGCACCAGCCGTATGAAGTGAAGGGCAGCAGCGTCTTCTACGCCTTCTCCTACTACTTTGACCGAGCTGTGGAGTCTGGCCTCATCG ATGGCAGTCGAGGTGGCGCACTTGAGGTCAAGGATTTTAAGAAGAGAGCCAAAGAAG TGTGCAACAAAATGACCAAGTACCGTGCGATCAGCCCCTTCCTCTGCATGGATATGACATACATCACCTGTCTGCTAAAGGATGGGTTTGGCTTCAAGGACACCACTGTGCTTCAG CTCGCCAAGAAGGTGAACAACGTGGAGACAAGTTGGGCCCTGGGGGCCACCTTTGACTACTTCAGAAACCTCAATATCCACTAA
- the si:ch211-163l21.10 gene encoding basal body-orientation factor 1 — protein MPRNAVTKIKRGKAGKGKKEGKQETKAVKESDVEKVKASAALWELRLRATEQALAEYREDCRTLARANEQLTSRLYCAEKDWLDITGFLKRQDAAKEEKVNARVSALQRNLQSQDGLAREEQNKLVDEYTTKINEMKELFRKKSHDFYFVQEGMKKINEFQKRKAEMEQELGDMRENMDAAEKEHKKNLNKMELKFFQEKSRLEREAEQKIALVEERAHSEAIVQLDDESRSVFKENVRLNEALKYHIMEAQRLQILTNSMAKENTSMALDKNTYELIVKENTVQMEAQRKELSKLRAKAASLEQALKLNAGEPEREEEKAKASVRVQAAGQQELEKLREVLCMRERELGHIKRLANAVVEQRTELEQFFHEGIAQVKQEITASRSQYKKEALQAYRWRMREATAGRLKFPPIRTFQKGPRSTNSVYSDMEEAASWTHPPGSNVEISDLTWEQKEQVLRLLFAKMNGRSERKACQHLALSASSEKSLIDIDAAGIREELSPATFITQAPEPVLPSNRNSLPDIRTA, from the exons ATGCCGAGGAACGCGGTCACCAAAATAAAGCGAGGCAAAGCCGG GAAAGGGAAGAAGGAAGGCAAACAGGAGACGAAAGCGGTGAAGGAGTCCGACGTGGAGAAGGTCAAGGCCAGCGCGGCGCTGTGGGAGCTGCGGCTGCGGGCCACTGAGCAGGCGCTCGCGGAGTACCGGGAGGACTGCCGCACGTTGGCCCGCGCCAACGAGCAGCTCACGAGCCGGCTGTACTGCGCGGAGAAGGACTGGCTCGACATCACCGGCTTCCTGAAGAGGCAAGATGCGGCCAAAGAGGAGAAGGTAAACGCGCGCGT ATCCGCGCTGCAGAGAAACCTCCAGAGTCAAGACGGACTTGCAcgagaagaacaaaacaaactg GTCGATGAGTACACAACTAAAATCAATGAGATGAAGGAACTGTTCAGAAAAAAGTcccatgacttttattttgtccaagaggggatgaagaaaaTTAATGAATTTCAGAAGAGGAAAGCCGAGATGGAGCAGGAGCTCGGTGAT atGAGAGAAAATATGGATGCTGCCGAGAAGGAGCACAAGAAAAACCTCAACAAAATGGAGTTAAAATTCTTCCAAGAAAAG AGTCGCCTGGAAAGGGAAGCTGAGCAAAAGATTGCCCTGGTGGAAGAGAGGGCCCACAGTGAAGCCATTGT GCAGTTGGATGATGAGTCACGCTCTGTATTCAAGGAGAACGTCCGTCTAAACGAAGCTCTGAAATATCACATAATGGAGGCGCAGCGACTGCAGATATTGACAAATTCAATGGCAAAGGAAAATACCTCCATGGCGCTGGACAAG AACACGTATGAGTTGATAGTAAAAGAAAACACAGTTCAGATGGAGGCCCAAAGAAAGGAGCTGTCTAAACTGAGGGCCAAGGCAGCTTCCCTGGAGCAGGCCCTCAAACTAAACGCCGGGGAACCTgagcgagaggaggagaaggcgaAGGCCTCGGTCCGCGTCCAGGCCGCCGGCCAGCAGGAGCTGGAGAAGCTCCGTGAAGTGCTTTGCATGCGGGAGAGAGAACTGGGGCACATCAAGCGGCTCGCCAACGCCGTTGTCGAGCAGCGCACGGAGCTGGAGCAGTTCTTCCACGAGGGAATCGCTCAGGTGAAGCAGGAGATCACGGCCAGCAGGTCGCAGTACAAAAAGGAGGCGCTGCAGGCGTATCGCTGGAGGATGAGAGAAGCCACAGCGGGAAGACTGAAGTTCCCCCCCATCCGCACCTTTCAAAAAGGCCCCCGCAGCACCAACTCGGTGTATTCAGACATGGAGGAGGCTGCCAGCTG GACTCATCCACCAGGCAGCAACGTTGAAATCTCCGATCTGACTTGGGAGCAGAAGGAACAAGTGCTCCGGCTGCTCTTTGCTAAAATGAATGGACGGAGCGAAAG GAAAGCCTGCCAACATCTGGCTTTGTCCGCCTCCTCCGAGAAAAGCCTTATTGACATCGACGCTGCCGG AATTAGAGAGGAGCTCTCCCCGGCGACCTTCATCACCCAGGCACCTGAGCCGGTTCTGCCCTCAAACCGAAACAGCCTGCCGGATATACGCACCGCATGA
- the gstz1 gene encoding maleylacetoacetate isomerase isoform X1, which translates to MHVSLALLSKPVLHGYFRSSCSWRVRIAFALKGIEYDQVAVNLVKDGGQQLTEQYKKLNPMLQVPAVEMDGITLSQSLAVIQYIDETRPGPRLLPADPKQRAQVRMISDIIASGIQPLQNLYVIQKVGAEKMQWAQHFIDRGFQALEPILKETAGKYCVGDEISMADICLVPQVYNAERFKVDVGQYPTIQRLNQTLVEIEAFTVTNPSGQPDTPVELRA; encoded by the exons ATGCACGTGTCCTTAGCTCTCCTCTCAAAG cctGTTCTTCATGGATACTTCAGAAGTTCCTGCTCCTGGAGGGTTCGCATTG CTTTTGCTCTCAAAGGGAttgaatatgaccaagttgcaGTCAATCTAGTCAAAGATGGCGGTCAGCAG CTTACTGAACAGTACAAGAAATTGAACCCCATGCTACAAGTGCCTGCAGTTGAAATGGATGGCATCACCCTCTCCCAGTCA CTGGCTGTGATCCAATACATCGATGAGACCAGGCCCGGACCTCGGCTTCTCCCCGCAGACCCAAAGCAACGTGCCCAGGTCCGGATGATAAGTGACATCATTGCCTCTGGGATACAGCCTCTGCAG AATTTGTACGTGATTCAGAAAGTTGGAGCAGAAAAGATGCAGTGGGCTCAGCACTTCATTGATCGCGGCTTTCAAG CTCTTGAGCCCATTCTGAAGGAAACGGCGGGGAAATATTGTGTCGGCGATGAG ATATCCATGGCAGACATCTGTCTGGTCCCACAAGTCTACAATGCAGAGAG GTTCAAAGTGGATGTCGGGCAGTATCCAACCATCCAACGGTTAAACCAAACCTTAGTTGAAATTGAAGCGTTCACTGTGACCAACCCATCAGGTCAGCCAGACACGCCTGTGGAGCTGCGTGCATAG
- the gstz1 gene encoding maleylacetoacetate isomerase isoform X2, producing MASETKPVLHGYFRSSCSWRVRIAFALKGIEYDQVAVNLVKDGGQQLTEQYKKLNPMLQVPAVEMDGITLSQSLAVIQYIDETRPGPRLLPADPKQRAQVRMISDIIASGIQPLQNLYVIQKVGAEKMQWAQHFIDRGFQALEPILKETAGKYCVGDEISMADICLVPQVYNAERFKVDVGQYPTIQRLNQTLVEIEAFTVTNPSGQPDTPVELRA from the exons ATGGCATCTGAAACTAAG cctGTTCTTCATGGATACTTCAGAAGTTCCTGCTCCTGGAGGGTTCGCATTG CTTTTGCTCTCAAAGGGAttgaatatgaccaagttgcaGTCAATCTAGTCAAAGATGGCGGTCAGCAG CTTACTGAACAGTACAAGAAATTGAACCCCATGCTACAAGTGCCTGCAGTTGAAATGGATGGCATCACCCTCTCCCAGTCA CTGGCTGTGATCCAATACATCGATGAGACCAGGCCCGGACCTCGGCTTCTCCCCGCAGACCCAAAGCAACGTGCCCAGGTCCGGATGATAAGTGACATCATTGCCTCTGGGATACAGCCTCTGCAG AATTTGTACGTGATTCAGAAAGTTGGAGCAGAAAAGATGCAGTGGGCTCAGCACTTCATTGATCGCGGCTTTCAAG CTCTTGAGCCCATTCTGAAGGAAACGGCGGGGAAATATTGTGTCGGCGATGAG ATATCCATGGCAGACATCTGTCTGGTCCCACAAGTCTACAATGCAGAGAG GTTCAAAGTGGATGTCGGGCAGTATCCAACCATCCAACGGTTAAACCAAACCTTAGTTGAAATTGAAGCGTTCACTGTGACCAACCCATCAGGTCAGCCAGACACGCCTGTGGAGCTGCGTGCATAG
- the zgc:163014 gene encoding uncharacterized protein zgc:163014 isoform X1 codes for MNNPVRPLSTFVATFSLFFPPALQMTPNSSHLGDSVCDADVQANRLDAGDCSTGVKPPVWPTVRVNAEDLLSACTTRDLFCDCNLQRKKDKTPRRTVISKRGRLTWSSEDVDGDQASTPKKMRLSRTNSREEMTVRMQTENRVSVSPSKRWSHTMCLSDPDTAILIGGETTDQNYCEDSLWKLKLDNDFWFPMNSSVSGPGPPCARGHSATFDPDSKSVFVYGGLREGQRYSELYVLDTLSWKWKLITAKGNVPHLAYHSAAFYKKELFVFGGVRPGHSSVDTSCSNALYIFNPEFELWYQPIVEGDKPLPRFGHSATLMSQRLIIFGGRKTATYLNDVHVLDLGFMEYTAVKCGNMPPLPRGFHAALPVSDNRILVSGGCSAIGALQDVHIFNTDTHLWSPVVCPVLCSQPRAGHSLVNLGCSILMDAETHERGENVLCTLLVFGGSDCSGTFYNDMVKCTVEILGGKR; via the exons ATGAATAATCCCGTTCGGCCGTTATCTACGTTCGTCGcgacattttctctttttttcccccccgcctTGCAGATGACCCCCAACTCCTCCCACTTGGGCGATAGTGTCTGCGATGCTGACGTTCAAGCGAATAGACTTGACGCCGGCGACTGTTCGACTGGAGTGAAGCCGCCGGTCTGGCCTACGGTGAGAGTCAACGCCGAAGACTTATTGTCTGCGTGTACGACACGCGACTTATTCTGCGATTGTAATCTGCAACGGAAAAAGGATAAGACGCCCAGACGGACTGTAATTAGCAAGAGAGGCCGCCTGACCTGGAGCTCTGAGGACGTGGACGGTGACCAGGCTTCCACCCCCAAGAAAATGAGGCTGTCCAGAACGAACAGCCGAGAGGAAATGACTGTGCGGATGCAGACTGAGAACAGAG TTTCAGTGTCTCCATCAAAGCGCTGGAGCCATACGATGTGTCTGAGTGACCCCGACACCGCCATCCTCATCGGAGGGGAGACTACAGATCAGAATTACTGCGAGGACTCCCTGTGGAAGCTCAAGTTGG ACAACGACTTCTGGTTCCCCATGAACTCCTCCGTCTCTGGCCCTGGGCCGCCGTGCGCCCGAGGACACTCCGCGACCTTCGACCCCGACTCtaagtctgtgtttgtgtacggTGGCCTGAGGGAGGGCCAGCGCTACAGCGAGCTGTACGTCCTCGACACCCTGAGCTGGAAGTGGAAGCTCATCACG GCGAAGGGGAATGTTCCACATTTGGCATATCATTCTGCAGCCTTTTACAAGAAAGAGCTTTTTGTCTTCGGTGGAGTTCGGCCGGGCCACTCCTCGGTGGATACGTCCTGCAGCAATGCTCTGTACATCTTTAACCCCGAGTTTGAACTCTGGTACCAGCCGATTGTGGAGGGGGACAAACCTCTGCCTCGCTTTGG CCACTCGGCCACACTGATGTCACAGAGGTTGATCATATTTGGTGGACGTAAGACGGCTACTTACCTGAACGATGTCCATGTTCTGGATCTGG GATTCATGGAGTACACAGCTGTGAAGTGTGGGAACATGCCCCCCCTGCCTCGAGG GTTTCATGCAGCTCTACCAGTTTCAGACAACAGGATTCTAGTCAGCGGCGGTTGCAGTGCTATTGGAGCTCTGCAAGATGTACACATTTTCAACACTG acacacacctgtggaGCCCAGTGGTGTGTCCTGTGCTCTGCTCACAGCCTCGTGCAGGACACAGCCTGGTGAACCTGGGCTGCTCCATCCTGATGGATGCAGAGACGCATGAACGGGGTGAAAATGTCCTCTGCACGCTGCTGGTGTTCGGTGGATCGGACTGCTCCGGTACCTTCTACAACGACATGGTCAAATGCACAGTAGAGATTCTTGGGGGCAAGCGATGA